In Silene latifolia isolate original U9 population chromosome X, ASM4854445v1, whole genome shotgun sequence, the following proteins share a genomic window:
- the LOC141617058 gene encoding cysteine-rich receptor-like protein kinase 7, which yields MTTAITGFNQVLLSILDEGANQAANGPVDKMIATREGIFADNLMSLNTIYKLLECSPDITLNNCKNCLQATISNIRYDTNPFYGDALVDSSTPSPSPISKEVKFQKSNGASNVIGKFGAGKWKFALFLSPEKAELVVDVGVAIDVGRKWGLMINQWKGCGERTV from the exons ATGACCACAGCCATCACGGGTTTTAATCAAGTTTTGCTTAGTATTCTGGATGAAGGAGCAAACCAAGCAGCAAATGGACCGGTTGATAAAATGATTGCAACACGAGAAGGGATATTTGCTGATAACTTGATGAGTTTGAATACGATTTACAAACTTCTTGAATGCTCACCTGATATAACTTTGAATAATTGCAAAAACTGTCTTCAGGCAACCATTAGTAATATACGATACGACACAAATCCGTTTTATGGTGATGCATTGGTAGATTCTTCAACACCTTCTCCAAGTCCAATTTCAAAG GaagtaaaatttcaaaaatctaaCGGAGCCAGCAACGTCATCGGGAAATTTGGAGCCGGAAAATGGaaatttgctttgtttttgtcgCCGGAGAAGGCAGAGTTGGTGGTTGATGTTGGTGTCGCCATTGATGTTGGGAGGAAGTGGGGTTTGATGATTAATCAGTGGAAAGGATGTGGAGAGAGAACAGTGTAA